A window from Saccharomyces cerevisiae S288C chromosome XIII, complete sequence encodes these proteins:
- the ATG16 gene encoding Atg16p (Conserved protein involved in autophagy; interacts with Atg12p-Atg5p conjugates to form Atg12p-Atg5p-Atg16p multimers, which binds to membranes and localizes to the pre-autophagosomal structure and are required for autophagy; relocalizes from nucleus to cytoplasmic foci upon DNA replication stress): MGNFIITERKKAKEERSNPQTDSMDDLLIRRLTDRNDKEAHLNELFQDNSGAIGGNIVSHDDALLNTLAILQKELKSKEQEIRRLKEVIALKNKNTERLNDELISGTIENNVLQQKLSDLKKEHSQLVARWLKKTEKETEAMNSEIDGTK, encoded by the coding sequence ATGGGCAATTTCATTATAACagaaaggaagaaagcAAAGGAGGAAAGAAGCAATCCACAAACAGATAGCATGGATGATTTGTTAATTCGTAGACTAACAGATCGAAACGACAAGGAGGCCCATTTAAATGAGTTGTTTCAAGATAATAGTGGCGCCATTGGTGGCAACATTGTCAGCCATGACGATGCTTTATTGAATACACTGGCAATTCTACAAAAAGAACTGAAAAGTAAGGAGCAAGAAATACGAAGATTGAAAGAAGTTATTGcgttgaaaaataagaatacGGAAAGGTTGAATGACGAATTGATTAGTGGAaccattgaaaataatgttTTACAACAAAAACTCTCGGATCtgaaaaaagaacattCCCAGCTAGTTGCGAGATGGCTAAAAAAGACAGAGAAAGAGACAGAAGCCATGAACAGCGAAATAGATGGAACGAAATGA